One part of the Aspergillus fumigatus Af293 chromosome 7, whole genome shotgun sequence genome encodes these proteins:
- the swr1 gene encoding putative SNF2 family helicase/ATPase (Swr1) has translation MQDGSLNGLSHHNDERVNHENEDKSLNTSALGDSPDSANRELIPSESKENGVPTDSIEGPPSKRRKLAGPDNSRRSTPRPPSPPWKKAGVDGPTSFLQDGKRRSSRVNAIPLELQPPSDKRKTRAAQRSTVNKNLSGNGKVVASSPLSMSVSQSGINGKHTGGNLTTGSPRTATPRGASARRRRISRSPPRQTPSRTRSQSSATSAPNDPTSHNARSKRSHSNVTSTPTIGIDELWNDIGGETDLGDEQGQRVPRLRIKVKKPVIGFQHPSHVIPPRKYNSFREWLESGEGRIEDGAVLTPEAALVEARKRCRVLEATEPGGLLSPEVCSAYLPEQQEEPPQQYSHQDHLVAHALYFKKLLDQEHRRHRNTARLLAQWCADAWRKRNKRPEDILREQQEEVRVKRKQLARDLQKMFDLARAEVDRMRLARWEEERKVEDQRALDRAIKQSTMLFEKRRLEILGETGSDFLDSTDAEESGTDATTSDAEEDESNMSSTDSETEDEDEVDDDEGLTAEELRQKYADLPQSSLVSDRESVASDTSESSDGTRTSHILQNIEDINDSQGETPLEQIELDEVDPMLLDDSEDESTDMDDDMGDSDEDGDADGTDSDDESDDGPGLLGFFSSKDRVLNDAHRFDDEGDDPLAVSNHEGGSGFDDDGQSVSVDEDGDEELEDADEVSLVPNGPSNSVSISQSTAEVSPVTETPDEEPDEQAEVVDTDMAAAAPSEGPAPLEASAPLEDLVAIDKRGDAMGECHRQQCSPLVNNLDEQELRQNGGASSEASPGTLATKPSEPESISSFEAPGEKPPQPSESPAPGLKTPIPHLLRGTLREYQHYGLDWLAGLYNNHINGILADEMGLGKTIQTIALLAHLAVEHEVWGPHLVVVPTSVILNWEMEFKKWCPGFKIMTYYGSIEERRQKRKGWTDDTSWNVLITSYQLVLQDQQVLKRRNWHYMVLDEAHNIKNFRSQKWQTLLTFRTRARLLLTGTPLQNNLTELWSLLFFLMPSDGDGTGIEGFADLRNFSEWFRRPVEQILEHGRETMDDETKRVVTKLHTILRPYILRRLKADVEKQMPAKYEHVVYCRLSKRQRFLYDGFMSMAQTKETLASGNYLSIINCLMQLRKVCNHPDLFETRQISTSFVMHHSVATEYASKEQLVRRRLLYEHPLTKLDLDFLNLVPISREDISRRLADDSTRLMAYGPFNILRERQYKRTNWQMMFDGSTVQSTLEALENDARKRRMAELERCLYFESKRHGRRPVYGTSLVEFLTADSKQKPTLGGRPQTQSLAEWLSNRSSILASMILSIEERSQAMDGYVRRFACVTPAAVASGITEAALTPIETRYLTEKERFPPYDPFHEAQMRLSIAFPDKRLLQYDCGKLQRLDKLLRDLKAGGHRALIFTQMTKMLDILEQFLNIHGHRYLRLDGTTKVEQRQILTDRFNNDDRILVFILSSRSGGLGINLTGADTVIFYDLDWNPAMDKQCQDRCHRIGQTRDVHIYRFVSEHTIESNILRKANQKRMLDDVVIQEGEFTTDYFTKLDVRDMIGEEAEAQDEASAAMDRVLSSRVATGGSRVFEQAEDKEDIDAAKNAQKEMEQADNDDFGDRSISHTPGQVGTPLATGPQEGETPGAQLITTPQIHGVDETVDVEPQPGHIDDYLLRFMEWNMKDEPLVLPPDKTKKKSKKGKEHRLSKRRR, from the coding sequence ATGCAAGACGGAAGTTTGAATGGTCTATCACACCACAACGATGAACGCGTGAATCATGAGAATGAAGACAAATCTTTGAATACATCTGCATTAGGCGATTCACCCGATTCCGCGAACCGCGAGTTAATCCCATCTGAGTCTAAGGAAAACGGAGTCCCAACCGATTCGATCGAGGGGCCTCCGTCAAAAAGACGAAAGCTTGCAGGACCAGATAATTCACGCCGTTCAACACCCAGACCACCGTCGCCTCCCTGGAAGAAAGCGGGTGTCGATGGGCCGACCTCATTCCTGCAGGATGGGAAGCGCAGGTCTTCCCGAGTCAATGCGATCCCCCTTGAGTTGCAGCCTCCGTCAGACAAGCGAAAAACGCGTGCAGCGCAGAGATCTACCGTAAATAAGAACCTGTCCGGTAATGGGAAGGTCGTCGCTTCGTCACCCCTGTCTATGAGTGTGTCACAGTCGGGTATAAATGGGAAACATACTGGTGGCAACTTAACGACCGGATCGCCGAGGACTGCGACTCCCAGGGGCGCAAGTGCCAGGCGACGCCGTATCTCAAGATCACCACCCAGGCAAACACCTTCACGGACGAGATCTCAAAGTTCAGCTACTTCAGCCCCTAATGACCCTACTTCGCACAACGCACGATCGAAGCGGTCCCACTCGAATGTCACTTCAACGCCGACAATCGGAATCGATGAGCTATGGAATGATATCGGGGGTGAGACTGACTTAGGAGACGAACAGGGTCAGCGGGTGCCGAGGTTGCGAATTAAAGTCAAGAAGCCTGTTATTGGATTTCAGCATCCTTCCCATGTGATTCCTCCCCGGAAATATAATTCTTTCAGGGAATGGCTTGAGAGCGGGGAAGGCAGAATAGAAGATGGTGCAGTGCTTACACCCGAGGCAGCACTCGTGGAAGCTCGGAAGAGATGTCGAGTCTTGGAAGCCACAGAGCCTGGCGGTCTTCTGAGCCCTGAAGTATGTTCCGCCTACTTACCAGAGCAACAGGAAGAACCACCGCAACAATATTCGCACCAAGACCACCTCGTCGCTCATGCCTTGTacttcaagaagcttcttgACCAGGAGCACCGGCGCCATCGCAATACAGCGAGACTTCTTGCTCAGTGGTGTGCTGATGCGTGGAGGAAGCGCAATAAGCGCCCAGAGGATATTCTTAGAGAACAACAGGAAGAGGTGCGCGTTAAGCGCAAGCAACTGGCTAGGGATCTTCAGAAAATGTTCGACTTGGCCCGGGCGGAGGTTGATCGGATGCGTCTAGCACGCTGGGAGGAAGAGCGGAAAGTGGAGGACCAGCGGGCTCTAGATCGCGCAATCAAACAATCTACCATGCTGTTCGAGAAGAGACGTCTGGAAATTCTTGGAGAGACTGGCAGCGATTTCCTTGATTCAACAGATGCTGAAGAGAGTGGAACGGATGCAACAACCAGCGAtgcggaagaggacgaaAGCAACATGTCCTCTACGGATTCGGAAaccgaggatgaagacgaagttgacgatgatgagggtTTGACAGCGGAGGAGCTCCGGCAGAAGTATGCTGATTTGCCCCAGTCCTCTTTGGTTTCAGACCGTGAATCCGTGGCTTCCGACACTAGTGAGTCTTCCGATGGCACACGTACCTCACATATACTTCAGAATATAGAGGACATCAACGACTCTCAGGGCGAAACGCCGCTGGAGCAGATTGAACTGGACGAAGTCGATCCAATGCTCCTCGACGATAGCGAAGACGAATCTACGGATatggatgatgatatggGCGAtagtgatgaggatggagatgCCGACGGCACAGACTCAGATGACGAAAGCGATGATGGGCCGGGGCTATTAGGATTCTTCTCATCAAAAGATCGCGTGTTGAATGATGCTCATCGCTTTGACGATGAAGGTGATGATCCTTTAGCTGTTTCGAATCATGAAGGTGGCTCTGGTTTCGACGATGACGGGCAATCTGTTTCAGTCGATGAGGACGGCGATgaggaactggaggatgCAGATGAAGTTTCCCTGGTTCCGAATGGTCCATCGAACTCGGTTTCTATCTCTCAGTCAACGGCCGAGGTTTCTCCTGTAACTGAAACTCCTGATGAAGAGCCAGATGAGCAAGCTGAAGTGGTCGATACAGacatggctgctgctgctccttccGAAGGTCCAGCACCCCTCGAAGCTTCAGCCCCTCTTGAAGATTTGGTTGCTATTGACAAACGGGGTGATGCAATGGGGGAATGCCATCGCCAGCAGTGTTCCCCTTTGGTCAATAACTTGGATGAGCAAGAACTCCGCCAGAATGGAGGGGCATCTAGCGAAGCATCTCCTGGTACGCTTGCCACAAAACCCTCTGAACCCGAGTCTATTTCTTCTTTCGAAGCGCCCGGGGAAAAGCCGCCTCAGCCAAGTGAATCCCCCGCTCCTGGGTTGAAGACGCCGATACCGCATCTACTCCGGGGAACTCTGCGAGAGTATCAGCATTATGGGTTGGACTGGCTTGCTGGACTCTACAACAACCACATCAATGGTATTCTTGCCGATGAAATGGGTCTTGGCAAGACTATTCAGACAATTGCTTTACTTGCACACCTGGCCGTGGAACATGAGGTTTGGGGTCCACATTTGGTTGTCGTTCCAACGAGTGTGATTCTCAATTGGGAGATGGAATTCAAGAAATGGTGTCCTGGTTTCAAGATAATGACTTACTATGGCAGCATAGAGGAACGCAGACAGAAGCGCAAGGGTTGGACCGACGATACGAGCTGGAATGTATTGATCACTTCTTATCAACTGGTGCTGCAGGACCAGCAGGTCCTGAAACGAAGGAATTGGCATTATATGGTTCTTGATGAAGCTCATAACATCAAGAACTTCCGCTCTCAAAAGTGGCAGACACTGCTCACTTTTAGGACCCGCGCACGGCTACTTCTTACAGGTACACCGCTCCAGAACAATCTCACCGAACTATGgtccctcctcttcttcttgatgcCCTCTGATGGTGACGGGACTGGCATTGAGGGATTTGCGGATCTCAGGAACTTTTCTGAATGGTTCCGCCGCCCCGTAGAGCAAATATTGGAGCATGGTAGAGAAACAATGGATGATGAGACAAAACGAGTGGTTACGAAACTCCATACCATCTTGCGTCCTTATATCTTGCGCCGCCTCAAAGCCGACGTCGAGAAGCAGATGCCAGCAAAGTACGAGCACGTCGTCTATTGCCGACTTTCGAAAAGGCAGAGATTCTTATACGATGGGTTTATGTCCATGGCCCAAACCAAAGAAACTCTTGCATCTGGTAATTACCTTTCGATTATTAACTGTTTGATGCAGCTGCGCAAGGTTTGCAACCACCCGGATCTCTTCGAGACTCGGCAGATATCGACATCATTTGTGATGCATCATTCCGTAGCCACTGAATATGCAAGCAAGGAACAACTCGTTCGGCGGCGGCTACTATATGAACATCCCCTCACGAAGCTGGATCTGGACTTTCTCAATCTGGTTCCTATCTCGAGAGAAGATATCTCACGGAGGTTGGCAGATGATAGTACTAGGCTTATGGCTTACGGACCCTTCAACATACTTCGGGAACGTCAGTACAAGCGCACGAACTGGCAAATGATGTTCGACGGTTCTACGGTGCAGTCCACACTAGAAGCCTTGGAGAACGACGCCAGAAAACGCAGGATGGCGGAATTGGAACGGTGTCTCTACTTCGAATCGAAGCGCCATGGCCGTCGACCAGTGTATGGAACGAGTCTCGTCGAATTCCTCACTGCGGATAGCAAGCAGAAACCAACTCTGGGTGGTCGTCCCCAAACGCAGTCTCTCGCGGAATGGTTGTCGAATCGGTCATCCATTCTTGCATCGATGATTTTGTCCATCGAAGAGCGGTCCCAAGCCATGGATGGTTACGTCAGACGTTTCGCCTGTGTTACGCCGGCTGCAGTTGCCTCTGGTATCACAGAGGCAGCTTTGACTCCGATTGAAACCCGTTATTTAACCGAAAAGGAGCGTTTCCCTCCTTATGATCCGTTCCATGAGGCCCAGATGCGTCTTTCAATCGCTTTTCCGGACAAGAGGCTGCTGCAATACGACTGTGGGAAACTGCAAAGGCTTGATAAGTTGCTACGGGATCTTAAAGCCGGTGGTCACCGAGCCTTGATATTCACGCAAATGACCAAAATGCTTGATATTCTGGAGCAGTtcctcaacatccatgggCACCGGTACTTGCGACTAGACGGTACAACCAAAGTGGAGCAGCGCCAGATTCTCACCGACCGGTTCAATAACGACGACCGCATCTTGGTGTTTATTCTGTCCAGCCGATCCGGTGGCTTGGGGATCAACCTGACGGGCGCTGATACCGTGATCTTCTACGATCTTGACTGGAATCCGGCCATGGACAAGCAATGCCAAGATCGGTGCCATCGTATTGGACAAACGCGCGACGTCCACATCTACCGGTTCGTCTCGGAGCATACTATTGAATCGAACATTCTCCGCAAGGCAAACCAGAAGAGAATGCTAGATGATGTCGTCATCCAGGAGGGTGAATTCACTACAGACTACTTCACCAAGCTGGACGTCCGTGACATGATCGGTGAGGAAGCGGAAGCACAGGATGAAGCCAGCGCCGCCATGGACCGCGTCTTATCCAGCCGGGTTGCCACAGGTGGCTCTCGGGTCTTCGAGCAGgccgaggacaaggaggataTCGATGCGGCCAAGAACGCccagaaggagatggaaCAGGCTGACAACGACGACTTCGGGGATCGCAGCATTTCGCATACACCCGGTCAGGTGGGCACACCCTTGGCCACTGGTCCCCAAGAAGGCGAGACGCCTGGGGCGCAGCTCATCACGACACCCCAGATCCATGGTGTGGATGAGACAGTAGATGTCGAGCCTCAACCCGGTCATATCGACGACTATCTCCTGCGTTTCATGGAATGGAACATGAAGGATGAACCGCTTGTTCTCCCCCCCGAtaagacaaagaagaagtccaagaaggGCAAAGAACATCGCCTTAGCAAGAGGCGTCGCTAA
- a CDS encoding alpha/beta hydrolase family esterase: MKVHFDILLSIASLATATASAGCGKPLPNDQGAEGIYPTDFTTSDDTLRPYIIHIPSNYDENRAVPLTFSFHGRSKTAESQEQLSQFSNEAWNPDAIAVYPQGLDNQWQGDPDSSGVDDVAFTMEMLDNFEKRYCIDSSRVYAAGKSNGGGFTNLLACDPTAFKSIDYCGICPRFGCLLPGRTRGRLQSRKARPTRQSLTMEVVDAESVYPLCHISSGSEQRGTDSSCRNKLQR, translated from the exons ATGAAGGTACACTTCGATATCTTGCTATCAATCGCCAGTCTGGCTACAGCCACTGCCTCAGCAGGCTGTGGAAAGCCATTGCCCAATGATCAGGGTGCCGAAGGAATCTATCCAACGGACTTCACCACATCAGATGACACTCTTCGGCCCTATATCATCCACATTCCGTCGAACTATGACGAGAATAGAGCAGTCCCGCTTACTTTCTCTTTTCATGGGAGGTCAAAAACCGCGGAAAGTCAGGAGCAGCTTTCGCAATTCAGCAATGAAGCGTGGAATCCGGATGCTATTGCGGTTTATCCCCAGGGGCTTGAT AACCAATGGCAAGGAGACCCAGATTCTTCTGGAGTCGACGACGTGGCATTCACCATGGAAATGCTCGACAACTTCGAGAAAAGATACTGCATTGATTCTTCCCGTGTCTATGCCGCCGGTAAATCAAATGGTGGGGGCTTCACAAATCTCctagcctgcgatcccaCGGCCTTTAAAAGTATTGACTATTGCGGCATTTGCCCCCGTTTCGGGTGCTTACTACCAGGACGTACCCGAGGACGCCTGCAATCCCGAAAGG CACGGCCGACACGACAATCCCTTACAATGGAGGTGGTAGACGCGGAGAGTGTTTACCCTCTGTGCCACATTTCGTCTGGGAGTGAGCAAAGAGGGACCGACTCGAGTTGCAGAAACAAACTACAGCGGTAA